A DNA window from Labrus mixtus chromosome 4, fLabMix1.1, whole genome shotgun sequence contains the following coding sequences:
- the ano3 gene encoding anoctamin-3 isoform X3, whose translation MYCALLLSQTRNSINAVIRLNAAMVHHSGSIQSFKQQKGMHTSISEILKEKSLKPSRRSLPCLAQSQTHPINLNHFLSVPLSPEPKADVEGLSQSISTSCSLLPPQTAEDGKDHCVVESEATTCETRADESFLLQKRTVFRARFEARTDSIQQGKNRAVSSGLFFRDGKKRIDYILVYKKSSPQVEKRCTFEKNLRAEGLMLEKEPSLTNNDIMFVKIHAPWDTLCKYAEQMNIRMPFRKKCYFTDWKSKTLGSRFHMRCRQIKSWLPRNPMKLDKEALPDLEETDCYTAPFSRARMHHFTINNRQTFFSNSTRSRIVHHVLQRTKYEEGKLKMGINRLLGNNTYEAAFPPHEGGYKSRHPIKTHGAQNHRHLLYERWARWGMWYKYQPLDLIRRYFGEKIGLYFAWLGWYTGMLIPAALVGVFVFLYGLFTMDSSQVSKEICEANTTIMCPMCEDTCDPWTLSDSCVYAKVTRLFDNGGTVFFAIFMAIWATVFLEFWKRRRAELTYDWDLIDWEEEEEELRPQFEAKYSRMERVNPISGKPEPFQPFSDKLSRLMVSVSGIFFMISLVLTAVFAVVVFRLIAMEKFASFGWYFVKKNWQFATSGTGVCINFMIIMSLNVVYEKVAYLLTNLEHPRTESEWENSFALKMFLFQFVNLNSSTFYIAFFLGRFAGRPGKYNKLFNRWRLEECHPSGCLIDLCLQMGVIMFFKQIWNNFMELGFPLLQNWWSRRKMKKGGGGGQNVENKAQLPQWDKDWNLQPMNAHGLVDEYLEMVLQFGFTTIFVAAFPLAPLLALLNNIIEIRLDAYKFVTQWRRPMPARATDIGIWHGILEGIGVLAVITNAFVIAITSDYIPRFVYAFKYGPCKDKGHHHKDECLQGYMNSSLSVFDMSELKNSSQPIYCRYRDYRAPPWSTGPYEFTLQFWHVLAARLAFIIVFEHLVFGIKSFIAYLIPDMPKGLCDRMRREKYLMQEMMYEAELEHLQKERKKNGRRYHHEWP comes from the exons ATGTACTGTGCACTCCTGCTTTCTCAAACACGGAATTCAATTAACGCTGTGATCAGACTGAACGCCGCAATGGTGCACCACTCGGGCTCCATCCAGTCCTTCAAGCAGCAGAAAG GCATGCACACCAGCATCAGCGAGATCCTGAAGGAGAAAAGCCTGAAGCCGTCTCGCCGCAGCCTGCCCTGCCTGGCCCAGAGCCAGACTCACCCCATCAACCTcaaccacttcctgtctgtgccACTGAGCCCAGAGCCCAAAGCCGACGTTGAGGGTCTGAGTCAGAGCATCAGCACCTCCTGCAGCCTCCTGCCCCCACAGACAG cagAGGACGGCAAGGATCACTGTGTGGTGGAGTCAGAGGCAACGACATGTGAGACGAGGGCAGACGAGTCCTTTCTGCTACAAAAGCGAACCGTGTTTCGAGCCAGATTTGAGGCTCGCACAGATTCAATTCAG CAAGGAAAGAATCGGGCTGTATCCTCTGGGCTGTTTTTCCGAGATGGGAAAAAGCGCATTGACTACATCCTGGTTTATAAGAAGTCCAGTCCACAGGTGGAGAAGAGGTGCACCTTTGAGAAAAATTTACGGGCTGAAGGTCTCATGCTGGAGAAGGAG ccCTCCTTGACAAACAACGACATCATGTTTGTGAAGATCCACGCTCCCTGGGATACACTTTGCAAATATGCAGAGCAAATGAACATCCGAATGCCTTTCAG GAAAAAATGCTACTTTACAGACTGGAAGAGCAAAACCCTGGGCAG CAGGTTTCATATGAGATGTCGACAGATCAAAAGCTGGCTTCCCAGAAATCCCATGAAGCTGGACAAAGAGGCCTTGCCTGACCTGGAGGAGACCGACTGCTACACAGCCCCCTTCAGCAGAGCACGCATGCATCA CTTCACCATCAACAACAGACAGACCTTCTTTTCCAATTCGACCAGAAGCAGAATAGTCCATCACGTCCTGCAGCGCACCAAGTACGAGGAAGGAAAATTAAAGATGG GTATCAACAGGCTGTTGGGCAACAACACGTATGAGGCTGCATTTCCTCCTCATGAG GGTGGTTACAAGAGCAGACATCCAATTAAGACACACGGTGCCCAGAACCACAGACATCTTCTGTACGAGCGCTGGGCTCGCTGGGGAATGTGGTACAAATACCAGCCTCTGGACCTCATCAG GCGGTACTTTGGAGAGAAAATTGGTCTTTACTTTGCGTGGTTGGGCTGGTACACCGGCATGTTGATCCCTGCTGCCCTGGTTGGCGTTTTTGTCTTCCTCTATGGTCTTTTTACGATGGACTCCAGCCAAGTCAG TAAAGAGATCTGTGAAGCCAACACTACCATCATGTGTCCTATGTGTGAGGACACCTGTGATCCATGGACACTGAGCGACAGTTGTGTCTATGCAAAG GTGACCCGTCTGTTTGATAACGGCGGCACTGTGTTCTTCGCTATCTTCATGGCTATCTGGG CCACAGTATTCCTGGAGTTCTGGAAAAGAAGGAGGGCAGAGCTGACTTATGACTGGGACCTCATCGAttgggaagaagaagag GAGGAGCTAAGACCTCAATTCGAAGCCAAGTACTCAAGGATGGAGAGAGTCAACCCCATCTCTGGCAAGCCCGAGCCTTTCCAGCCGTTCTCAGACAAACTGAGCCGGCTCATGGTTTCTGTGTCCGGAATATTCTTCATG ATTTCCCTCGTCCTGACAGCCGTGTTTGCCGTTGTGGTTTTCCGACTTATTGCCATGGAGAAGTTCGCGTCCTTCGGCTGGTATTTTGTGAAGAAAAACTGGCAGTTTGCCACCTCTGGCACCGGCGTCTGCATCAACTTTATGATCATCATGTCTCTCAACGTG GTGTATGAAAAGGTGGCCTATCTGCTGACAAACTTGG AGCACCCACGGACAGAGTCTGAGTGGGAGAACAGCTTCGCTCTGAAGATGTTCCTCTTCCAGTTTGTGAATCTGAACAGCTCCACATTTTACATCGCTTTCTTCCTGGGAAG GTTTGCTGGCAGGCCTGGAAAATACAATAAACTCTTTAATCGATGGAGGCTGGAGGAG TGCCACCCAAGCGGGTGTTTGATTGATCTGTGCCTGCAAATGGGCGTCATCATGTTCTTCAAACAAATCTGGAACAATTTCATGGAGCTCGGTTTTCC tctgctgcagaacTGGTGGTCTCGCAGAAAGATGAAGaaaggaggtggtggagggcAGAACGTGGAGAATAAAGCCCAGCTTCCACAGTGGGACAAAGACTGGAATCTGCAGCCGATGAACGCACATGGACTCGTGGACGAATACCTTGAAATGG TTCTCCAGTTTGGCTTCACCACCATATTCGTAGCAGCGTTCCCGCTGGCTCCTCTCCTCGCTCTGCTCAACAACATCATTGAGATTCGCCTTGACGCATACAAGTTTGTCACTCAGTGGAGGAGACCAATGCCAGCCCGAGCCACTGACATAG GTATCTGGCACGGGATTCTTGAAGGAATCGGCGTGCTCGCAGTCATCACCAACGCCTTTGTCATTGCCATAACCTCAGACTACATCCCCCGATTTGTTTACGCTTTCAAATACGGCCCGTGTAAAGACAAGGGACACCACCACAAGGATGA GTGTTTGCAAGGCTACATGAACAGCAGCCTGTCGGTGTTTGACATGAGCGAGCTGAAGAACAGCAGTCAGCCCATTTACTGCAGGTACAGAGACTACAGAGCCCCGCCCTGGAGTACGGGGCCCTACGAATTCACCCTGCAGTTCTGGCACGTCTTGGCTGCCAGGCTGGCCTTCATCATCGTCTTTGAG CACCTGGTGTTTGGGATCAAGTCCTTCATAGCGTACCTCATCCCCGACATGCCGAAGGGTCTGTGCGATCGTATGAGGAGGGAGAAGTACCTAATGCAGGAGATGATGTACGAGGCGGAGCTGGAGCACCtacagaaggagaggaagaagaacggACGGCGTTATCACCACGAGTGGCCTTAG
- the ano3 gene encoding anoctamin-3 isoform X1, with protein sequence MYCALLLSQTRNSINAVIRLNAAMVHHSGSIQSFKQQKGMHTSISEILKEKSLKPSRRSLPCLAQSQTHPINLNHFLSVPLSPEPKADVEGLSQSISTSCSLLPPQTAEDGKDHCVVESEATTCETRADESFLLQKRTVFRARFEARTDSIQQGKNRAVSSGLFFRDGKKRIDYILVYKKSSPQVEKRCTFEKNLRAEGLMLEKEPSLTNNDIMFVKIHAPWDTLCKYAEQMNIRMPFRKKCYFTDWKSKTLGSRFHMRCRQIKSWLPRNPMKLDKEALPDLEETDCYTAPFSRARMHHFTINNRQTFFSNSTRSRIVHHVLQRTKYEEGKLKMGINRLLGNNTYEAAFPPHEGGYKSRHPIKTHGAQNHRHLLYERWARWGMWYKYQPLDLIRRYFGEKIGLYFAWLGWYTGMLIPAALVGVFVFLYGLFTMDSSQVSKEICEANTTIMCPMCEDTCDPWTLSDSCVYAKVTRLFDNGGTVFFAIFMAIWATVFLEFWKRRRAELTYDWDLIDWEEEEVHEELRPQFEAKYSRMERVNPISGKPEPFQPFSDKLSRLMVSVSGIFFMISLVLTAVFAVVVFRLIAMEKFASFGWYFVKKNWQFATSGTGVCINFMIIMSLNVVYEKVAYLLTNLEHPRTESEWENSFALKMFLFQFVNLNSSTFYIAFFLGRFAGRPGKYNKLFNRWRLEECHPSGCLIDLCLQMGVIMFFKQIWNNFMELGFPLLQNWWSRRKMKKGGGGGQNVENKAQLPQWDKDWNLQPMNAHGLVDEYLEMVLQFGFTTIFVAAFPLAPLLALLNNIIEIRLDAYKFVTQWRRPMPARATDIGIWHGILEGIGVLAVITNAFVIAITSDYIPRFVYAFKYGPCKDKGHHHKDECLQGYMNSSLSVFDMSELKNSSQPIYCRYRDYRAPPWSTGPYEFTLQFWHVLAARLAFIIVFEHLVFGIKSFIAYLIPDMPKGLCDRMRREKYLMQEMMYEAELEHLQKERKKNGRRYHHEWP encoded by the exons ATGTACTGTGCACTCCTGCTTTCTCAAACACGGAATTCAATTAACGCTGTGATCAGACTGAACGCCGCAATGGTGCACCACTCGGGCTCCATCCAGTCCTTCAAGCAGCAGAAAG GCATGCACACCAGCATCAGCGAGATCCTGAAGGAGAAAAGCCTGAAGCCGTCTCGCCGCAGCCTGCCCTGCCTGGCCCAGAGCCAGACTCACCCCATCAACCTcaaccacttcctgtctgtgccACTGAGCCCAGAGCCCAAAGCCGACGTTGAGGGTCTGAGTCAGAGCATCAGCACCTCCTGCAGCCTCCTGCCCCCACAGACAG cagAGGACGGCAAGGATCACTGTGTGGTGGAGTCAGAGGCAACGACATGTGAGACGAGGGCAGACGAGTCCTTTCTGCTACAAAAGCGAACCGTGTTTCGAGCCAGATTTGAGGCTCGCACAGATTCAATTCAG CAAGGAAAGAATCGGGCTGTATCCTCTGGGCTGTTTTTCCGAGATGGGAAAAAGCGCATTGACTACATCCTGGTTTATAAGAAGTCCAGTCCACAGGTGGAGAAGAGGTGCACCTTTGAGAAAAATTTACGGGCTGAAGGTCTCATGCTGGAGAAGGAG ccCTCCTTGACAAACAACGACATCATGTTTGTGAAGATCCACGCTCCCTGGGATACACTTTGCAAATATGCAGAGCAAATGAACATCCGAATGCCTTTCAG GAAAAAATGCTACTTTACAGACTGGAAGAGCAAAACCCTGGGCAG CAGGTTTCATATGAGATGTCGACAGATCAAAAGCTGGCTTCCCAGAAATCCCATGAAGCTGGACAAAGAGGCCTTGCCTGACCTGGAGGAGACCGACTGCTACACAGCCCCCTTCAGCAGAGCACGCATGCATCA CTTCACCATCAACAACAGACAGACCTTCTTTTCCAATTCGACCAGAAGCAGAATAGTCCATCACGTCCTGCAGCGCACCAAGTACGAGGAAGGAAAATTAAAGATGG GTATCAACAGGCTGTTGGGCAACAACACGTATGAGGCTGCATTTCCTCCTCATGAG GGTGGTTACAAGAGCAGACATCCAATTAAGACACACGGTGCCCAGAACCACAGACATCTTCTGTACGAGCGCTGGGCTCGCTGGGGAATGTGGTACAAATACCAGCCTCTGGACCTCATCAG GCGGTACTTTGGAGAGAAAATTGGTCTTTACTTTGCGTGGTTGGGCTGGTACACCGGCATGTTGATCCCTGCTGCCCTGGTTGGCGTTTTTGTCTTCCTCTATGGTCTTTTTACGATGGACTCCAGCCAAGTCAG TAAAGAGATCTGTGAAGCCAACACTACCATCATGTGTCCTATGTGTGAGGACACCTGTGATCCATGGACACTGAGCGACAGTTGTGTCTATGCAAAG GTGACCCGTCTGTTTGATAACGGCGGCACTGTGTTCTTCGCTATCTTCATGGCTATCTGGG CCACAGTATTCCTGGAGTTCTGGAAAAGAAGGAGGGCAGAGCTGACTTATGACTGGGACCTCATCGAttgggaagaagaagaggtacAT GAGGAGCTAAGACCTCAATTCGAAGCCAAGTACTCAAGGATGGAGAGAGTCAACCCCATCTCTGGCAAGCCCGAGCCTTTCCAGCCGTTCTCAGACAAACTGAGCCGGCTCATGGTTTCTGTGTCCGGAATATTCTTCATG ATTTCCCTCGTCCTGACAGCCGTGTTTGCCGTTGTGGTTTTCCGACTTATTGCCATGGAGAAGTTCGCGTCCTTCGGCTGGTATTTTGTGAAGAAAAACTGGCAGTTTGCCACCTCTGGCACCGGCGTCTGCATCAACTTTATGATCATCATGTCTCTCAACGTG GTGTATGAAAAGGTGGCCTATCTGCTGACAAACTTGG AGCACCCACGGACAGAGTCTGAGTGGGAGAACAGCTTCGCTCTGAAGATGTTCCTCTTCCAGTTTGTGAATCTGAACAGCTCCACATTTTACATCGCTTTCTTCCTGGGAAG GTTTGCTGGCAGGCCTGGAAAATACAATAAACTCTTTAATCGATGGAGGCTGGAGGAG TGCCACCCAAGCGGGTGTTTGATTGATCTGTGCCTGCAAATGGGCGTCATCATGTTCTTCAAACAAATCTGGAACAATTTCATGGAGCTCGGTTTTCC tctgctgcagaacTGGTGGTCTCGCAGAAAGATGAAGaaaggaggtggtggagggcAGAACGTGGAGAATAAAGCCCAGCTTCCACAGTGGGACAAAGACTGGAATCTGCAGCCGATGAACGCACATGGACTCGTGGACGAATACCTTGAAATGG TTCTCCAGTTTGGCTTCACCACCATATTCGTAGCAGCGTTCCCGCTGGCTCCTCTCCTCGCTCTGCTCAACAACATCATTGAGATTCGCCTTGACGCATACAAGTTTGTCACTCAGTGGAGGAGACCAATGCCAGCCCGAGCCACTGACATAG GTATCTGGCACGGGATTCTTGAAGGAATCGGCGTGCTCGCAGTCATCACCAACGCCTTTGTCATTGCCATAACCTCAGACTACATCCCCCGATTTGTTTACGCTTTCAAATACGGCCCGTGTAAAGACAAGGGACACCACCACAAGGATGA GTGTTTGCAAGGCTACATGAACAGCAGCCTGTCGGTGTTTGACATGAGCGAGCTGAAGAACAGCAGTCAGCCCATTTACTGCAGGTACAGAGACTACAGAGCCCCGCCCTGGAGTACGGGGCCCTACGAATTCACCCTGCAGTTCTGGCACGTCTTGGCTGCCAGGCTGGCCTTCATCATCGTCTTTGAG CACCTGGTGTTTGGGATCAAGTCCTTCATAGCGTACCTCATCCCCGACATGCCGAAGGGTCTGTGCGATCGTATGAGGAGGGAGAAGTACCTAATGCAGGAGATGATGTACGAGGCGGAGCTGGAGCACCtacagaaggagaggaagaagaacggACGGCGTTATCACCACGAGTGGCCTTAG
- the ano3 gene encoding anoctamin-3 isoform X2, translated as MYCALLLSQTRNSINAVIRLNAAMVHHSGSIQSFKQQKGMHTSISEILKEKSLKPSRRSLPCLAQSQTHPINLNHFLSVPLSPEPKADVEGLSQSISTSCSLLPPQTEDGKDHCVVESEATTCETRADESFLLQKRTVFRARFEARTDSIQQGKNRAVSSGLFFRDGKKRIDYILVYKKSSPQVEKRCTFEKNLRAEGLMLEKEPSLTNNDIMFVKIHAPWDTLCKYAEQMNIRMPFRKKCYFTDWKSKTLGSRFHMRCRQIKSWLPRNPMKLDKEALPDLEETDCYTAPFSRARMHHFTINNRQTFFSNSTRSRIVHHVLQRTKYEEGKLKMGINRLLGNNTYEAAFPPHEGGYKSRHPIKTHGAQNHRHLLYERWARWGMWYKYQPLDLIRRYFGEKIGLYFAWLGWYTGMLIPAALVGVFVFLYGLFTMDSSQVSKEICEANTTIMCPMCEDTCDPWTLSDSCVYAKVTRLFDNGGTVFFAIFMAIWATVFLEFWKRRRAELTYDWDLIDWEEEEVHEELRPQFEAKYSRMERVNPISGKPEPFQPFSDKLSRLMVSVSGIFFMISLVLTAVFAVVVFRLIAMEKFASFGWYFVKKNWQFATSGTGVCINFMIIMSLNVVYEKVAYLLTNLEHPRTESEWENSFALKMFLFQFVNLNSSTFYIAFFLGRFAGRPGKYNKLFNRWRLEECHPSGCLIDLCLQMGVIMFFKQIWNNFMELGFPLLQNWWSRRKMKKGGGGGQNVENKAQLPQWDKDWNLQPMNAHGLVDEYLEMVLQFGFTTIFVAAFPLAPLLALLNNIIEIRLDAYKFVTQWRRPMPARATDIGIWHGILEGIGVLAVITNAFVIAITSDYIPRFVYAFKYGPCKDKGHHHKDECLQGYMNSSLSVFDMSELKNSSQPIYCRYRDYRAPPWSTGPYEFTLQFWHVLAARLAFIIVFEHLVFGIKSFIAYLIPDMPKGLCDRMRREKYLMQEMMYEAELEHLQKERKKNGRRYHHEWP; from the exons ATGTACTGTGCACTCCTGCTTTCTCAAACACGGAATTCAATTAACGCTGTGATCAGACTGAACGCCGCAATGGTGCACCACTCGGGCTCCATCCAGTCCTTCAAGCAGCAGAAAG GCATGCACACCAGCATCAGCGAGATCCTGAAGGAGAAAAGCCTGAAGCCGTCTCGCCGCAGCCTGCCCTGCCTGGCCCAGAGCCAGACTCACCCCATCAACCTcaaccacttcctgtctgtgccACTGAGCCCAGAGCCCAAAGCCGACGTTGAGGGTCTGAGTCAGAGCATCAGCACCTCCTGCAGCCTCCTGCCCCCACAGACAG AGGACGGCAAGGATCACTGTGTGGTGGAGTCAGAGGCAACGACATGTGAGACGAGGGCAGACGAGTCCTTTCTGCTACAAAAGCGAACCGTGTTTCGAGCCAGATTTGAGGCTCGCACAGATTCAATTCAG CAAGGAAAGAATCGGGCTGTATCCTCTGGGCTGTTTTTCCGAGATGGGAAAAAGCGCATTGACTACATCCTGGTTTATAAGAAGTCCAGTCCACAGGTGGAGAAGAGGTGCACCTTTGAGAAAAATTTACGGGCTGAAGGTCTCATGCTGGAGAAGGAG ccCTCCTTGACAAACAACGACATCATGTTTGTGAAGATCCACGCTCCCTGGGATACACTTTGCAAATATGCAGAGCAAATGAACATCCGAATGCCTTTCAG GAAAAAATGCTACTTTACAGACTGGAAGAGCAAAACCCTGGGCAG CAGGTTTCATATGAGATGTCGACAGATCAAAAGCTGGCTTCCCAGAAATCCCATGAAGCTGGACAAAGAGGCCTTGCCTGACCTGGAGGAGACCGACTGCTACACAGCCCCCTTCAGCAGAGCACGCATGCATCA CTTCACCATCAACAACAGACAGACCTTCTTTTCCAATTCGACCAGAAGCAGAATAGTCCATCACGTCCTGCAGCGCACCAAGTACGAGGAAGGAAAATTAAAGATGG GTATCAACAGGCTGTTGGGCAACAACACGTATGAGGCTGCATTTCCTCCTCATGAG GGTGGTTACAAGAGCAGACATCCAATTAAGACACACGGTGCCCAGAACCACAGACATCTTCTGTACGAGCGCTGGGCTCGCTGGGGAATGTGGTACAAATACCAGCCTCTGGACCTCATCAG GCGGTACTTTGGAGAGAAAATTGGTCTTTACTTTGCGTGGTTGGGCTGGTACACCGGCATGTTGATCCCTGCTGCCCTGGTTGGCGTTTTTGTCTTCCTCTATGGTCTTTTTACGATGGACTCCAGCCAAGTCAG TAAAGAGATCTGTGAAGCCAACACTACCATCATGTGTCCTATGTGTGAGGACACCTGTGATCCATGGACACTGAGCGACAGTTGTGTCTATGCAAAG GTGACCCGTCTGTTTGATAACGGCGGCACTGTGTTCTTCGCTATCTTCATGGCTATCTGGG CCACAGTATTCCTGGAGTTCTGGAAAAGAAGGAGGGCAGAGCTGACTTATGACTGGGACCTCATCGAttgggaagaagaagaggtacAT GAGGAGCTAAGACCTCAATTCGAAGCCAAGTACTCAAGGATGGAGAGAGTCAACCCCATCTCTGGCAAGCCCGAGCCTTTCCAGCCGTTCTCAGACAAACTGAGCCGGCTCATGGTTTCTGTGTCCGGAATATTCTTCATG ATTTCCCTCGTCCTGACAGCCGTGTTTGCCGTTGTGGTTTTCCGACTTATTGCCATGGAGAAGTTCGCGTCCTTCGGCTGGTATTTTGTGAAGAAAAACTGGCAGTTTGCCACCTCTGGCACCGGCGTCTGCATCAACTTTATGATCATCATGTCTCTCAACGTG GTGTATGAAAAGGTGGCCTATCTGCTGACAAACTTGG AGCACCCACGGACAGAGTCTGAGTGGGAGAACAGCTTCGCTCTGAAGATGTTCCTCTTCCAGTTTGTGAATCTGAACAGCTCCACATTTTACATCGCTTTCTTCCTGGGAAG GTTTGCTGGCAGGCCTGGAAAATACAATAAACTCTTTAATCGATGGAGGCTGGAGGAG TGCCACCCAAGCGGGTGTTTGATTGATCTGTGCCTGCAAATGGGCGTCATCATGTTCTTCAAACAAATCTGGAACAATTTCATGGAGCTCGGTTTTCC tctgctgcagaacTGGTGGTCTCGCAGAAAGATGAAGaaaggaggtggtggagggcAGAACGTGGAGAATAAAGCCCAGCTTCCACAGTGGGACAAAGACTGGAATCTGCAGCCGATGAACGCACATGGACTCGTGGACGAATACCTTGAAATGG TTCTCCAGTTTGGCTTCACCACCATATTCGTAGCAGCGTTCCCGCTGGCTCCTCTCCTCGCTCTGCTCAACAACATCATTGAGATTCGCCTTGACGCATACAAGTTTGTCACTCAGTGGAGGAGACCAATGCCAGCCCGAGCCACTGACATAG GTATCTGGCACGGGATTCTTGAAGGAATCGGCGTGCTCGCAGTCATCACCAACGCCTTTGTCATTGCCATAACCTCAGACTACATCCCCCGATTTGTTTACGCTTTCAAATACGGCCCGTGTAAAGACAAGGGACACCACCACAAGGATGA GTGTTTGCAAGGCTACATGAACAGCAGCCTGTCGGTGTTTGACATGAGCGAGCTGAAGAACAGCAGTCAGCCCATTTACTGCAGGTACAGAGACTACAGAGCCCCGCCCTGGAGTACGGGGCCCTACGAATTCACCCTGCAGTTCTGGCACGTCTTGGCTGCCAGGCTGGCCTTCATCATCGTCTTTGAG CACCTGGTGTTTGGGATCAAGTCCTTCATAGCGTACCTCATCCCCGACATGCCGAAGGGTCTGTGCGATCGTATGAGGAGGGAGAAGTACCTAATGCAGGAGATGATGTACGAGGCGGAGCTGGAGCACCtacagaaggagaggaagaagaacggACGGCGTTATCACCACGAGTGGCCTTAG